A section of the Sporanaerobacter acetigenes DSM 13106 genome encodes:
- a CDS encoding oleate hydratase, which yields MKLKTHDERLTLTNGNYHSLVNARKPEGIDDKKAYLIGTGIGALAAGCFLIRDAHMDGSKITFLEQLDIPGGSLDGQVRQNAGYVARGGREQGHHFEVLWDLFSSLPSTEDPNMTVLDHFYYTNHDDPNFSNCRITHNQGERYDNGKFNLGQDLAKELAAFTMMTDEELQDKAIEDIFSEELLNTDFWTIWRTMFAFENWHSALEMKLYMNRFIHHVDGLPTLSALQFSRHDQYTSFVKPMVKYLEDHGAKFEYGVTVDNVEFSISDNKKVANKIIARDKNGNDISIDLTENDLVFITNGSMTEGSGYGDDNTPAPFNKEAKGCWTLWKNIAAQCDEFGHPDKFCTDPEKSNWESCTVTCHDERVPEYIEKITKRSPYTGRTVTGGIVTAVDSSWLMSWTINRQEQYYGQPEKDVVVWVYGLFTDVPGDYIKKSMRDCTGKEITKEWLYHIGVPIDKIEELAESCTAVPVMMPFITSQFMPREFGDRPYVVPKNAVNFAFLGQYAETLDDPGRDTVFTIEYSGRTAMEAVYVLTGVEKGVPEVYNSRYDIRYLLNAGVCLLDGEKPEVDLPPLVKRKIEKQVAGTEIEKMLKEYKII from the coding sequence ATGAAATTAAAGACACATGATGAAAGACTTACACTTACAAATGGGAATTATCATTCCTTGGTAAATGCAAGAAAGCCTGAGGGGATTGATGACAAGAAGGCGTATTTAATTGGTACTGGAATTGGTGCTTTAGCTGCTGGATGTTTTTTGATTCGTGATGCTCACATGGATGGCAGCAAGATTACTTTTTTAGAGCAATTAGATATTCCTGGAGGATCTTTGGACGGTCAAGTTCGCCAAAATGCAGGTTATGTGGCACGTGGTGGACGTGAACAGGGACATCATTTTGAGGTTTTATGGGATTTATTTAGTTCCTTACCATCTACAGAAGATCCAAATATGACTGTGTTAGATCATTTTTATTATACAAACCATGATGATCCAAACTTTAGCAATTGCCGTATTACTCACAATCAAGGCGAACGCTATGACAATGGCAAATTTAATTTGGGTCAAGACTTGGCAAAAGAATTAGCTGCTTTTACAATGATGACAGATGAAGAACTTCAAGATAAAGCTATTGAAGATATTTTTTCCGAGGAACTTTTAAACACTGATTTCTGGACAATATGGAGAACAATGTTTGCTTTTGAGAATTGGCATAGTGCTTTAGAGATGAAATTATATATGAATCGTTTCATCCATCATGTTGATGGCTTACCAACTCTTTCAGCTTTGCAATTCTCACGTCATGATCAATACACTTCATTTGTAAAACCTATGGTTAAATATTTGGAAGACCATGGTGCTAAATTTGAATATGGAGTTACTGTTGATAATGTTGAATTCTCAATTTCAGATAATAAAAAAGTTGCAAATAAGATAATTGCAAGGGATAAAAATGGAAATGATATTTCTATTGATTTAACAGAAAATGATTTGGTATTCATTACTAATGGTTCTATGACTGAAGGTTCTGGATATGGTGATGACAATACTCCAGCTCCATTTAACAAAGAAGCAAAAGGATGTTGGACTTTGTGGAAGAATATAGCAGCTCAGTGTGATGAGTTTGGGCATCCAGATAAATTCTGTACAGATCCAGAAAAGTCTAATTGGGAGTCTTGTACAGTAACTTGTCATGATGAACGTGTTCCTGAATATATTGAAAAGATTACAAAACGTTCTCCATATACTGGGCGCACTGTAACAGGTGGTATAGTTACAGCAGTTGATTCTTCTTGGTTGATGAGTTGGACCATAAATCGTCAAGAACAATACTATGGTCAACCTGAAAAAGATGTTGTTGTTTGGGTATATGGTTTGTTCACTGATGTTCCTGGTGACTATATTAAGAAATCTATGAGAGATTGTACTGGCAAGGAAATTACAAAAGAATGGTTATATCATATAGGAGTTCCTATAGATAAAATAGAAGAATTAGCAGAAAGCTGTACTGCAGTTCCCGTTATGATGCCATTTATTACATCTCAATTTATGCCTCGTGAATTTGGAGATCGTCCTTATGTTGTACCAAAGAATGCAGTAAATTTTGCTTTCCTTGGACAATATGCTGAAACATTGGATGATCCAGGACGTGATACTGTATTTACTATTGAATACTCAGGACGTACAGCTATGGAAGCAGTATATGTATTGACTGGAGTTGAAAAAGGAGTTCCTGAGGTATACAATTCGAGATATGATATCCGTTATTTGCTAAATGCAGGTGTATGTTTATTAGATGGAGAAAAACCGGAAGTTGATTTGCCACCACTAGTTAAACGTAAAATTGAAAAACAAGTAGCTGGAACAGAAATTGAAAAAATGTTGAAAGAATATAAAATTATTTAA
- a CDS encoding TetR-like C-terminal domain-containing protein: MIREVFIKKLNEHPLNKITVKDIVRECGINRNTFYYYYTDIYALLSEIFQTELQTVIDEYNDTLSWEESFLVATKFALENRTAIYHIYNSMQREELENYIYNVSGTVMIRYVEKVSKGISATQEDKKLIASFYQGALTEMLLRWVASGMKEDPNIVIRRIGQLFDGNIALSLERSVNLKD, translated from the coding sequence ATGATTCGTGAGGTATTCATCAAGAAGTTAAATGAGCATCCACTTAACAAAATTACAGTTAAGGATATTGTTAGAGAATGTGGAATCAATAGAAATACTTTTTATTATTACTACACAGATATATATGCACTTCTATCGGAAATTTTTCAAACAGAACTTCAGACAGTTATTGATGAATATAATGATACACTTTCCTGGGAAGAAAGCTTTCTTGTGGCTACTAAGTTTGCTTTAGAAAACAGAACAGCTATTTATCATATATATAATTCCATGCAGAGAGAAGAATTAGAGAATTATATATATAATGTGTCAGGCACTGTCATGATTCGATATGTAGAAAAAGTAAGCAAAGGTATTTCAGCTACTCAAGAAGATAAAAAACTGATTGCCTCATTTTATCAAGGTGCTCTCACTGAAATGTTATTACGTTGGGTTGCTTCTGGAATGAAGGAAGATCCTAATATTGTCATTAGACGAATAGGTCAGCTCTTCGATGGAAATATTGCTCTGTCTCTTGAACGAAGTGTTAATTTAAAAGATTAG
- a CDS encoding FUSC family protein, with the protein MGESTAKKNKKIKFPGMRVVKTVLAVYICFLLSFIRKTSPFYSAIASILCMQNNHENSFKTGKSRMIGTLIGGMYGFIAIVGINYFNIELFNYLHYLILSLFLIPIIYTNVLCKSASSSYISCVVFLSITVSHGGDTSPLLFALNRVIDTLIGIIVSLFINKII; encoded by the coding sequence ATGGGAGAATCTACAGCAAAGAAGAATAAGAAAATTAAATTTCCTGGTATGAGGGTTGTTAAAACAGTTCTTGCAGTATATATATGTTTTTTATTGAGCTTTATCAGGAAAACATCCCCTTTTTATTCAGCTATAGCTTCAATATTATGTATGCAAAACAATCATGAAAATAGTTTTAAAACCGGAAAATCTAGAATGATTGGAACACTAATTGGAGGTATGTATGGATTTATTGCTATAGTGGGGATTAATTATTTTAATATTGAGTTATTCAACTATCTACACTATTTAATTTTAAGCTTATTTTTGATTCCTATTATATATACAAATGTACTATGTAAATCTGCAAGTTCATCGTATATTAGCTGTGTGGTATTTTTAAGTATTACAGTGTCTCATGGTGGGGATACATCTCCATTATTATTTGCATTAAATAGGGTAATTGATACCTTGATAGGAATTATAGTCTCCCTTTTTATAAATAAAATAATTTAG
- the sucD gene encoding succinate--CoA ligase subunit alpha, with protein MSIWVDESTRVIVQGITGNTASYHTKQMIEYGTNIVAGVSPFKGNTKVEGINVFDTVKQAAYETKANASIIYVPAKFAADAILEAVDAELELVICITEHIPIKDMLIVKNYLEGKKTRLIGPNCPGIITPGECKIGIMPGYIHKKGRIGVVSRSGTLTYEAVRQLTERGIGQSTVVGIGGDPIIGTDFIDVLKAFNDDDNTDGVVMIGEIGGNAEEKASLWIKENMKKPVVGFIGGKTAPKGKRMGHAGAIISSGKGTAEQKIKTMSDCGIYISETPTAIGDTLVKALKTNDLFKQCI; from the coding sequence ATGAGTATTTGGGTTGATGAATCTACTAGGGTAATAGTTCAAGGTATAACAGGAAATACAGCTTCTTATCATACAAAACAAATGATTGAATATGGTACGAATATAGTTGCTGGTGTAAGTCCTTTTAAAGGAAATACAAAAGTGGAAGGCATAAATGTGTTTGACACTGTAAAACAAGCTGCCTACGAAACTAAAGCAAATGCATCTATTATATATGTTCCTGCAAAATTTGCTGCAGATGCAATTTTAGAGGCAGTTGACGCAGAACTAGAATTAGTAATTTGTATAACAGAGCATATTCCAATCAAGGATATGCTAATTGTAAAGAATTATTTGGAAGGTAAAAAAACTAGATTGATTGGGCCGAATTGCCCTGGTATAATAACACCAGGAGAATGTAAGATTGGTATTATGCCTGGATATATTCATAAGAAAGGAAGAATAGGGGTAGTATCTCGCTCTGGAACCTTAACATATGAAGCAGTTCGTCAATTAACTGAAAGAGGGATAGGGCAATCTACAGTAGTAGGAATTGGAGGAGATCCTATTATAGGAACAGATTTCATTGATGTATTGAAAGCGTTTAATGATGATGACAATACTGATGGAGTTGTTATGATAGGAGAAATAGGAGGAAATGCAGAAGAAAAGGCTTCCCTATGGATTAAGGAAAATATGAAAAAACCTGTAGTAGGATTTATTGGTGGCAAGACTGCACCTAAAGGAAAGAGAATGGGACATGCAGGCGCTATTATTTCTTCAGGAAAAGGTACTGCTGAACAAAAGATAAAGACAATGAGTGATTGTGGAATATATATTTCAGAAACTCCTACAGCTATTGGAGATACTTTAGTGAAAGCACTTAAAACTAATGATTTATTTAAACAGTGTATTTAG